CCGCCGAGGAGGGCGTTTTTCGCCCCGATTGCGCCGAGGCGTTCGGGGTAGATGACCTCGTCCACGTCGCTTGCGAACTTCCGGTAGATGTCTTCTCGGTAATCTTCGTCGATGCGGAGGACGGTTCGACAGCCGTGGTGCTTGCCGACCATGCAGGCCGCGAAGTTGACGTTCAAGTCGCCGGTCAATCCGCCGACGGCGTCGGCGGATTCGAGGTCTGCCTGTTCGAGCACCGATTCGCGCGACCCGTCCCCTTCGACAACCTCGAAGCCGTCGTTTCGTGCGCGCTTTGCCTTGTTCGCGTCGTACTCCACGAGAACCAGGTCGTGGCCCTCTTCGCGGAGAACGCGGGCGGTTCGCAGGCCGACGCGACCTGCACCAATGATAACGAATCGCATGGCACACTGTACGACAGTGGGGTTAAATAACCTTTCTCCGGTGGTGGAATCGGGAAACGAGAATCGAGTGAGCGGCGGGCAAAGGTTTTTCTCGCATGGTAGAGTATCACACACCATGGTTCACGCATTTATCATGGTCAACACCGCTGCAGGAAAGTCCCAAGGACTACTGGATTCGGTGCGGGACTTGGACAGCGTCGGGGAAGCCCACATCGTTGCAGGAGATTACGACATCGTGGTGGAAGTGGACGCGGAGGAAGTGTACAACGTGCTTCAAACCTCTTCGTCGGACATTCAGGGGTTGGATGGCGTCGTGGATACGAAAACGTACATCGCAATCGACTGAGCGAATTTTCCCGGTACGATTCACCTCTCAGTGGTCAAGTTCGTACACGTCGTTCGTTTCGAGGAACGAGTCTAACCAGCCTTTCTGCTTGCGCAGTCGCGGCGGCACGTCGGCGTACACTCTGTCGAACACGTCGTGTGGGTCGGGGTCTTCGACGGATTCGGCTTCTTCGACTGCCTCTTCTAGCGTTTCGTCGGCTTCGTCGTGGGCTTCCTCCACGAACTCGTCGTCGATAACGTCCTGCTCTTTGAGCCACGATTCGTAGCGTTCCAGTGGGTCGGCTTTCCGCCACTCGGGCAGGTCACGCTCTTGGTCTTCGTACTTGCTCGGGTCGTCGCTTGTCGTGTGGGCTCCCTGTCGGTAGGTCAGGCTCTCGACCAGGACGGGCTTTCCTTCCCGTGCCGAATCGAGCGCCTCGGCGACCGCTTCGCGCACAGCGAGCGGGTCGTTGCCGTCCACCTGTACGCCCTCGAATCCGTAGGCTTCGGCTTTCACCGCGATGCTCTCGCTCGCGGTCTGTTTGTGTCGTGGGAGGCTGATTGCCCAGTTGTTGTTCTCACAGAAGAAGACGACCGGCGCGTCGAAAACGCCCGCGAAGTTCATCCCTTCGTGGAAGTCGCCCTCGCTGGTTGCCCCGTCACCGAAGTAACAGAGCACTGCATTCTCCTCTGCGCGGTAGTTCATCCCCATGCCGACGCCCGCCGCATGGGGAATCTGGGTGGCGATGGGAACCGCCTGCGGGAAGTTCGGCACGTCGTGGTCGGAGTTGTACTCGGGTCGTCCCAGTCGGAACAGGAGAATGTCGCTTATCGGGACGCCGCGCGCGGCCTGCATCGCGTTCGAGCGATAGGTCGGAAAGAGCCAGTCGTCGTCTTCCATCGCCAGCGCGGCACCGACCTGCGAGCCTTCCTGCCCGCGGTACGGCGGCCAACTGCTCATCCAGCCCCGGCGCTGGAGTGCGATTGCGCGCTCGTCAAATCGTCGGGCGAGAACCATCTGTTTAAACGTCTCGCGGGCATCTTCGGCGGAAAAGGGCGTCTCGGCCAGTTCCCGCTCTCCGATGATTCGGTTCATGCCCCCGGCAATGTAGTCCGGTTTCAAAGCCGTTCCGAAAGCGGTTACCGAGAATCGTGGGATTGTGTGTCGTTGGAGAAAAGTTCAACCGAGAGGGAACTGCCGAGGCCCGTTTTGAAAGTAAAATCCTACAGTTTCGAACAGGAAGCCGAAATGATTGTCTTCTGTATCTCTCTGATACAGTACGTTGGTTTCGTGTTCGATACAGGCAAATCGGTCACAAGAATGTGAACGTTTCAGTTACTAGGCGCAATGGACGGCCAAACCAGCTGGCGGGCGAGTGCACCGCACTCGCCCGCCAAGTGAGTGGACGAGACTGTCTTTGGCTGTCGAAAAGCCGAGTTTCCACGAAAACGGCAGGTCGGACTTAGATTGGGAGGCCGGACATGGACGGATGAACGAGCATACCCAACATGCGCGAACACTGCCGTCAGCGTTCACGGAAGCGGGCAGAGACTCGCCGTGAAAATCACAGTTTCGTCCGTCTCGTTCCGCGCGCCGTGAATCACGCTGCGCTCGTGGAGGACGACGCCGGGGGCCGAGACGACTTCCTCCGAATCGTCCTGAATCACGGTCACGTCGCCCTCCAAGATGTGGAAAACGTTCGTGCTATCGCCGTGTTCGTGGGCCGAGAGTTCCGCGTCGGGGCCGAGGGCGAAGGCCTTCACGAGTACGTCGTCGGTGACGACCAGTTCGGCGGTTTGGACTTCCTCGTCGTCGGGATACAAGTCGAGGTCTGCGTAGCGGTCGAACATACCGGGAAAACGGCGGGTTGGGACTTAATTCGACTGGTCGGTGGCGGTGCGGTCGGCGTCATCGCTGATTTCTTCGCGGTCTTCCTCTCGATAATCGGCGTGGTCGGTGATGAACCCTGATTTGAACCCAATCCAGCCAATGACGCTGATGAACAAGATTGGCGGGAGAATGGCGAAGCCCCAGAGCGGTTCCATCCCCCACCAGAGGATTAGGGCGAGGTTGAGCAGTCCGAGAATGAGAAACGGCGCGATGGCTTTCGCCGCACGTTTTCTATCTACCTCGTCCGATCTGTCCAGCAGTGACGAACCCATATCCAATGCTCGGCGTCCCACGACCAAAAACTGTCCGTTCGCTTCGTCTCCTCGCCCCACGCTCAAGTGACTCCCCGTCGTACCGCCCCCATGGCGACCGAACTCGCGGACGGCCTCTGGTGGTTCGACCTCGGACGCGTGAACGCTTTCCTCGCGGACGACGACGGCGACCTGACGCTCGTAGACGCCGGAACGCCGTTCGACAGCGGCGACATCGCCCGCGGTGTCAACGAAGCGGGATACAGCGTGAACGACATCGACCGCGTGCTGGTGACGCACTACGATTTCGACCACGTCGGCGCGCTCTCCCGACTTGCCAGCGAAGCGCCCGTTTTCGTCGGCAAGGCGGACGCGCCGATTCTCTCCGGAACAGAAACGCCCGACTGGCAAAACCACAAAGGTGCATTCCAGCGCGCGGCGGGGTCGCTGGTTTCCGCGCCCGAAAACGACATTCGACCGGTCGAAGACGAGAACGAAATCGGGAGTTTCACGGCCTACACCACGCCGGGGCACTCTCCCGGCCACGTCGTGTACGTCAGCGAAAAACTCGATGCCGCCTTCTTCGGGGATTTGGTGATGGAGAGCCACGGGAAACTGAAACCCTCGTCGTGGGCTATGAGCTACGACACCGACGACGTGCGCGACAGCATCGTTTCGCTGGCGGAACGCGCCCCCGACTTCGAAGTCGCGGGAATGGGCCACGGGGTGCCTTTCATTCGTGACGGAAGCGAGCGACTGCGGGAGTTGGCCAAAATGTTGTGATAGACGGGAAAACCAACCGTTACAGCAACTCAACCAAACACCACGGCGCGTGCGCCAGCAGGTCCGAGGACTCGTCGTCCGAGGGCCTGTGGTGAAGTCGCGCGAGGGATGAGTATCGCAACGACTGTAGGGAGTGAGAAACGCAGTCGATTGGGGAGGCATATGGGCGGGTGCGGAGGCGGTGTTTGGAGTCGGGAATTGTAGACAGCAACTCAGCAACTTCTACAGCTACAGCCACCCCCGTAAATATGGACAGCAACTCGAAAATTCCTCAGAGTAACGGTCACAAAATTACCCTCCTGACTACCCATTAACTCCCAAGTCGTTTCACATTCGCTGGTACATCCCGCGCGAAACAGGCGCAGTGTACTCGAAGCCGAACTGCTCGTAAAATCCCTCCACGTCCGCCATGAGGTTGACATAGGCACCCTCGGGCGCGTTCTCGTCCAAATACGCCATCAGTCGCTCCATCATCCGCGAACCAAGCCCTTGTCGTTGGTGGTCGGGATGTACCGCCATATCGCCGATTTGGTACACCGAACCGCCGTCGCCGATAATCCGGGCCATGCCGACGACTTCACCAGTCTCATCAACCACCGTCACGCCGAACACGGAGTTCGGCAACCCCTGTTCGACTGCCTTCCTGCTTCGGGATGCCATGTCGGCGGCTTCACGCAGGGCGATGAACTCCTCGACTGTCGGCAGTTCGTCACGAACGTCGTAGGTCATACAAAATCGTTCCGCGGGCAGGTGATTAGGGCTTCCTGTTCCGGCCGTTTTCCTTCTCGTTCTCCTTTTTGTCTTCTCTCTACGCCGTCAACTCTTCTGCGACCGCGTCCACCGTCAGCAGGTTCGGGTCAACGATGAGGTCGGCCTGACTGCGGGCGAACTCCGGAATGCTGTTTTCGTCGTAGACCACGACCCGAATCTTCGGGTTCACGTCCTTCGCAACCGCGATTGCGGTGGCCTGTCCGACGTCGGTGAGGACGAATAGGTCTGCGTCGTGGATGCCTGCGTCTTCCATTGCAGGCCGGGAGGCGACACCTTCCACGTCGGTCGTTTCGACGTCCTGCGATTTCAGTGCTGTTCCGAGTCCACCTTCATCCGGGCCTGCGATAACTGCGCGCATCATTCGTATTCGATGGTCGCCGGAGGTTTATGTGTCACGTCGTAGACGACGCGGGCGACGTTCTCGTTCTGTCCCGTGATGCGCGACTGGATTCGCTGGAGCGTCTCCCAGTCGAGTTCCTGCGCTCTGGCGGTCATGCCGTCGCGCGATTCGACCGACCGAACCGCGACAATCCAGCCGTGAACGCGGTTGTCGCCTTTCACGCCGGTTCCTTTCCCGACGACGGCGGCGAACGCCTGCCACGGGTCGTACTCTTCGAGTTCTTCTTCGACGACGTGGCACGCTTCGCGGGCGACTTGGGCCTTCTCGCGCGTCACTTCGCCGATGACGCGAACTGCGAGCCCGGGGCCGGGGAAGGGCATGCGTTCCGCGACGATGTCTTCCAGTCCGAGGGCGCGCGCAACGTCGCGCACCTCGTCCTTGTAGAGGTCACGAACCGGTTCTACGATGCCGTCGAAATCCACGACATCCGGCAGGCCGCCGACGTTGTGGTGGGATTTGATGCCACCCTCGCTCTCGATTCGGTCGGGGTAAATCGTCCCCTGCACGAGGTAGTCCGCGTCCGTCTCCTTCGCTTCGCGCTCGAACTCCCGGATGAACTGTTCGCCGATGACGGCGCGCTTCTCTTCGGGGTCGATGACGCCCGACAGCGCGTCCAAGAATCGGTCTTCGGCTTCCACGACCTCCAACGAACTCATGTAGGCGAACGTCTCTCGAATCTGCGCGGTTTCGCCTTTCCGCATCAGGCCGGTATCGACGTAGACGGGCGTGAGTTGGTCGCCGATAGCTTTGTACGCCAGTGCGGCGGCGACGGACGAATCCACGCCGCCCGACAGCGCGATGATGGCGTGCGAGTCGCCGACTTCCTCTCGAATCTCCGCGACTGCTTCCTCGATGAATTTTCCGGTTTCGACCATTATGCTTCGACCTCCTCGCGTTCTTCCGCGTCCGAAGTTTTGCTTCCGTTTGCTTTCTCTTCGAGCACTCCGTCTAGCAGACCAACGAACGGTGGACTGGCCCTGTCAGGCCGGGAACGGAACTCGGGGTGGAACTGCGTCCCGAAGAAGTACGGATGGTCGTCCAGTTCGAGGATTTCCATCCGGTTGCCTGCGTGTCCGGAGAAGACCATCGGTTCGCCGTCGAAATCCTCGAAATACTCGGGATTTACCTCATAGCGGTGGCGGTGGCGCTCCGTGCAACTCGTGTCGCCGTACACCTCCTGAGCAAGCGTGTCCGATTCGATGTCGGTTTCGTGCGCGCCGAGACGCATCGTCCCGCCCATATCCTCGATTTCGTACTGTTCGGGCAGGATGTCGATGACGGGGTGTGGCGTGTCGTCGTCACTTTCCGCGGAGTTCGCACCCTCCAGTCCGAGGACGTTCCGGGCGTACTCCACGACGGCCATCTGGAAGCCGAGACAGAGGCCGAGGAACGGAACGTCGTTCTCGCGGGCGTAGCGAATGGCCTCGATTTTACCCTCGGTTCCGCGACTGCCAAATCCGCCGGGGACGACGATTCCGTCGGCCTCTTTGAGTCGCTCCTCGTGGTCGTCGTCCATCTCGTCGGAATCGACCCACAGGACGTTCACGTCAACGTTTTTCTCCAGTCCGGCGTGCTTCAGCGCCTCGTGGATGGACATGTAGGCGTCTTCGAGCGCGTACTTACCGACGAGCGCAATATCGACCTCGCCCTCGGTTTCCTGCGTGACGAGTTCGCGCCACGCCGTGCTTCGTTCCTCGCTGGAAACCGCTCGGTCGGTCAGGTCGAGTTCCTGCATGACGTAGTCGTCCAAGCCTTCTTCCTCGACAACCAGCGGGACGTGGTAGATGTCCTCCACGTCCGGATTCGAGAACACGGCGTCGGTCGGCACGTCGCAAAAGAGCGCGATTTTCTCCTTCGTTTCCTCGTCCAATCCGTCGTCACAGCGTCCGACCAGTACGTCGGGTTGAAGGCCGATACTTCGCAGTTCCTTCACGCTGTGTTGGGTCGGTTTCGTCTTCTGCTCGCCGTTTTTCGAGTACGGAACGAGCGTGACGTGTGTCAGCAGGAAGTCGTCTTCGTCCTGTTCCGTGGCGAACTGGCGCAGGGCTTCGAGGAACGGCATGCTCTCGATGTCGCCCACGGTGCCGCCCACTTCGACGATACACACGTCGTGGCCTTCGGCGGCCTCGCGGATTCGGCGCTTGATTTCGTCCGTGATGTGCGGAATGATCTGGACGGTTTTTCCGAGGTAGTCGCCCGCGCGTTCCTTCTCGATGACGTGCTTGTACGCTTTTCCGGTGGTGACGTTGTGGTCGAACGTCATGTCGATGTCGAGGAATCGCTCGTAGTTGCCCAAATCGAGGTCAACCTCGCCACCGTCTTTCAGGACGTACACTTCTCCGTGCTGGTAGGGATTCATCGTCCCCGCGTCCACGTTCAGATACGGGTCGATTTTTACGGCGGTCACGTCGAACCCGGCGTTTGCGAGCAGTCGGCCAGTGCTCGCGGCGGTGATGCCTTTGCCAAGTCCGGACATGACGCCCCCTGTGACGAAAATGAACTTCTCCCCCATCTCGGGGTCGTAGCCTGTCTCGGGGTCAGTCGGCATACTGATGTTCCGCAATCGTTCGTCAAAACGATTTCGGAGAGGGGCCGGTTCGGTAGGGGGTGGCACAGTCCATCTCGATATGGCCGCTCGATTAGATGTTTACGTCCGAGTGGCGTTCACTTCTACTTGCCACTTTAGCTCGTACTCGTTCGATTTCGGCCACTTCATTTCACACGTCGCGTTCACCGATTGCGTACTATCGTACTCTCCCGACCACGATACGGCATACGACCCTGCTTTGCCGACGTTCGTTTTTTCGCCCACATAT
The window above is part of the Haladaptatus cibarius D43 genome. Proteins encoded here:
- a CDS encoding potassium channel family protein, with translation MRFVIIGAGRVGLRTARVLREEGHDLVLVEYDANKAKRARNDGFEVVEGDGSRESVLEQADLESADAVGGLTGDLNVNFAACMVGKHHGCRTVLRIDEDYREDIYRKFASDVDEVIYPERLGAIGAKNALLGGNIRAIADIAQNLQVVELTITKESPMRGYSISELELPANSRILAFGKKGETMGIPLPDDSLEQGDRIAVLADFAVLEDVRRILVGDGGRATVEAGGV
- a CDS encoding Lrp/AsnC ligand binding domain-containing protein — encoded protein: MVHAFIMVNTAAGKSQGLLDSVRDLDSVGEAHIVAGDYDIVVEVDAEEVYNVLQTSSSDIQGLDGVVDTKTYIAID
- the pdhA gene encoding pyruvate dehydrogenase (acetyl-transferring) E1 component subunit alpha, which codes for MNRIIGERELAETPFSAEDARETFKQMVLARRFDERAIALQRRGWMSSWPPYRGQEGSQVGAALAMEDDDWLFPTYRSNAMQAARGVPISDILLFRLGRPEYNSDHDVPNFPQAVPIATQIPHAAGVGMGMNYRAEENAVLCYFGDGATSEGDFHEGMNFAGVFDAPVVFFCENNNWAISLPRHKQTASESIAVKAEAYGFEGVQVDGNDPLAVREAVAEALDSAREGKPVLVESLTYRQGAHTTSDDPSKYEDQERDLPEWRKADPLERYESWLKEQDVIDDEFVEEAHDEADETLEEAVEEAESVEDPDPHDVFDRVYADVPPRLRKQKGWLDSFLETNDVYELDH
- a CDS encoding cupin domain-containing protein; this translates as MFDRYADLDLYPDDEEVQTAELVVTDDVLVKAFALGPDAELSAHEHGDSTNVFHILEGDVTVIQDDSEEVVSAPGVVLHERSVIHGARNETDETVIFTASLCPLP
- a CDS encoding MBL fold metallo-hydrolase, encoding MATELADGLWWFDLGRVNAFLADDDGDLTLVDAGTPFDSGDIARGVNEAGYSVNDIDRVLVTHYDFDHVGALSRLASEAPVFVGKADAPILSGTETPDWQNHKGAFQRAAGSLVSAPENDIRPVEDENEIGSFTAYTTPGHSPGHVVYVSEKLDAAFFGDLVMESHGKLKPSSWAMSYDTDDVRDSIVSLAERAPDFEVAGMGHGVPFIRDGSERLRELAKML
- a CDS encoding GNAT family N-acetyltransferase, coding for MTYDVRDELPTVEEFIALREAADMASRSRKAVEQGLPNSVFGVTVVDETGEVVGMARIIGDGGSVYQIGDMAVHPDHQRQGLGSRMMERLMAYLDENAPEGAYVNLMADVEGFYEQFGFEYTAPVSRGMYQRM
- a CDS encoding DUF7126 family protein, which produces MMRAVIAGPDEGGLGTALKSQDVETTDVEGVASRPAMEDAGIHDADLFVLTDVGQATAIAVAKDVNPKIRVVVYDENSIPEFARSQADLIVDPNLLTVDAVAEELTA
- the guaA gene encoding glutamine-hydrolyzing GMP synthase; its protein translation is MVETGKFIEEAVAEIREEVGDSHAIIALSGGVDSSVAAALAYKAIGDQLTPVYVDTGLMRKGETAQIRETFAYMSSLEVVEAEDRFLDALSGVIDPEEKRAVIGEQFIREFEREAKETDADYLVQGTIYPDRIESEGGIKSHHNVGGLPDVVDFDGIVEPVRDLYKDEVRDVARALGLEDIVAERMPFPGPGLAVRVIGEVTREKAQVAREACHVVEEELEEYDPWQAFAAVVGKGTGVKGDNRVHGWIVAVRSVESRDGMTARAQELDWETLQRIQSRITGQNENVARVVYDVTHKPPATIEYE
- the pyrG gene encoding glutamine hydrolyzing CTP synthase translates to MPTDPETGYDPEMGEKFIFVTGGVMSGLGKGITAASTGRLLANAGFDVTAVKIDPYLNVDAGTMNPYQHGEVYVLKDGGEVDLDLGNYERFLDIDMTFDHNVTTGKAYKHVIEKERAGDYLGKTVQIIPHITDEIKRRIREAAEGHDVCIVEVGGTVGDIESMPFLEALRQFATEQDEDDFLLTHVTLVPYSKNGEQKTKPTQHSVKELRSIGLQPDVLVGRCDDGLDEETKEKIALFCDVPTDAVFSNPDVEDIYHVPLVVEEEGLDDYVMQELDLTDRAVSSEERSTAWRELVTQETEGEVDIALVGKYALEDAYMSIHEALKHAGLEKNVDVNVLWVDSDEMDDDHEERLKEADGIVVPGGFGSRGTEGKIEAIRYARENDVPFLGLCLGFQMAVVEYARNVLGLEGANSAESDDDTPHPVIDILPEQYEIEDMGGTMRLGAHETDIESDTLAQEVYGDTSCTERHRHRYEVNPEYFEDFDGEPMVFSGHAGNRMEILELDDHPYFFGTQFHPEFRSRPDRASPPFVGLLDGVLEEKANGSKTSDAEEREEVEA